Proteins from a genomic interval of Zingiber officinale cultivar Zhangliang chromosome 2A, Zo_v1.1, whole genome shotgun sequence:
- the LOC122041301 gene encoding ribonuclease H2 subunit B-like, translating into MAWCEGLVAPRLLISPLPSISNQRGHANLEGNILALRHPQSGKPTNYILNEGSLHELHWFKQSYGSWFLGDYVCEDGSLYVSTPVDPVFVLLPIFEEARMKKENDQGMYRQLDEILYVEGYPGYQHLLSMTKDTMKIVCEVKEIGSLQYFRLDNSKVLTWLCCKVQNLKSTFLKLDKNYSAQEERETLKDAVSILGEYVTDKPWLTLLCNHLQLEKGETHKEEIQAETSQNLPESNLASSHAFQSKVVNGSSMVSTKRQPKKMKTETNSKNIRDMFQKATRKGTS; encoded by the exons ATGGCTTGGTGTGAAGGATTGGTGGCTCCCCGTCTCCTCATCTCCCCCT TGCCTTCTATTTCAAATCAAAGGGGACATGCAAATCTAGAAGGAAATATATTAGCTCTTCGTCATCCACAATCAG GTAAACCAACAAATTATATCCTCAATGAAGGTTCTCTTCATGAATTGCACTGGTTCAAGCAGTCTTATGGCTCATGGTTTCTTGGAGACTATGTTTGTGAAG ATGGCAGCTTGTATGTCAGCACCCCAGTTGACCCTGTATTTGTACTTTTGCCAATCTTTGAGGAAGCTCGTATGAAG AAAGAAAACGATCAAGGAATGTACAGGCAATTAGACGAAATATTATATGTGGAAGGTTATCCTGGCTATCAACACCTGTTATCCATGACAAAAGATACCATGAAGATAGTTTGTGAAGTAAAAG AAATTGGATCTTTGCAGTACTTCAGACTTGATAATTCTAAGGTTCTAACCTGGTTGTGCTGCAAG gtacaaaatttaaaatcaacatTTTTGAAATTGGATAAAAATTATTCTgctcaagaagaaagggaaaCAT TGAAGGATGCCGTCTCAATCTTAGGGGAATACGTGACAGATAAGCCTTGGTTGACCCTTCTTTGCAATCACTTGCA GTTGGAGAAAGGAGAAACACACAAGGAAGAAATACAAGCTGAGACAAGCCAGAATTTACCAGAAAGCAATTTAGCATCCTCTCATGCTTTTCAG AGTAAGGTGGTGAATGGGAGCAGCATGGTGAGTACCAAAAGACAACCAAAGAAAATGAAGA